The following coding sequences lie in one Peribacillus frigoritolerans genomic window:
- a CDS encoding multicopper oxidase family protein, with protein MLLPKFVDELPIPPILKPRWKDQLQTYYEVNMTEFKQSLHSEQNDTTVWGYEGSYPGPTIEVESGEKVFIKWINNLPEKHLFPVDYTVHGAHVDVPEVRTVVHVHGASVEPESDGYPEAWFTKGFERVGPYFKKEVYQYDNNQKSVTQWYHDHALGITRLNVYAGLAGFYLIRDNRERLLNLPSGDYEIPLIIQDRSFHKNGALYYPNQQDKPIKGLETSIVPEFFGDTILVNGKVWPYLEVEPRKYRFRLLNGSNSRFYRIKLDSGQLIYQIGTDSGLMEYPIGIKEIILAPAERADVIIDFTNLVGKNIIVTNDAPAPFPDGDPASAVGIVMEFRVSLPLTSIDTSVIPSYMEPFSKIIEQSASKERYLTLNDNMDQYGREFMLLDNKTWDAPITENPKLGSTEIWYLINLTTDTHPIHLHLIDFQILDRRDFDVEKYNKERIIHYTGPALPPEPQERGRKDTVRANPKQVTRIIMKFGPYTGLYVWHCHILEHEDYEMMRPYIVIR; from the coding sequence ATGCTTCTCCCTAAATTTGTAGATGAACTTCCTATCCCACCTATTTTAAAACCTCGATGGAAAGATCAACTTCAAACTTATTATGAAGTTAATATGACAGAATTTAAACAATCACTCCATAGTGAGCAAAATGATACAACTGTATGGGGCTATGAAGGCAGCTACCCAGGACCTACAATTGAAGTAGAGAGCGGAGAAAAAGTTTTTATTAAATGGATCAACAATCTTCCAGAAAAACATCTTTTTCCGGTAGACTATACGGTGCATGGTGCCCATGTGGATGTACCGGAAGTACGAACGGTAGTACATGTTCATGGAGCTAGTGTTGAACCGGAAAGCGATGGCTACCCGGAGGCTTGGTTTACAAAAGGATTCGAACGAGTAGGACCTTATTTTAAAAAGGAAGTATATCAATATGATAATAACCAGAAATCTGTTACTCAATGGTATCATGACCATGCACTTGGGATTACGAGACTCAATGTATATGCGGGACTGGCAGGTTTTTATCTCATAAGAGATAATCGTGAACGTTTATTAAATTTACCCAGCGGTGACTATGAAATCCCTCTTATTATCCAAGACAGATCATTTCATAAAAACGGTGCTCTTTATTATCCAAACCAGCAAGATAAACCGATTAAGGGATTAGAAACATCAATCGTTCCTGAATTTTTTGGGGACACAATCCTGGTTAATGGCAAAGTATGGCCTTATTTAGAAGTGGAACCACGAAAATACCGATTTCGGCTGTTAAATGGTTCAAACTCCCGTTTTTATAGGATCAAGCTGGATTCAGGACAACTCATTTATCAAATCGGGACGGATAGCGGATTAATGGAATATCCGATAGGGATCAAAGAAATCATACTTGCTCCAGCAGAAAGAGCAGATGTCATCATTGATTTTACCAATCTTGTGGGAAAGAACATTATTGTGACAAATGACGCCCCCGCCCCTTTTCCAGATGGAGATCCCGCAAGTGCAGTAGGTATAGTGATGGAATTTAGAGTCTCTCTTCCTCTTACAAGTATTGATACCAGTGTTATTCCATCGTATATGGAGCCTTTTTCAAAGATAATTGAACAGTCGGCTTCAAAGGAAAGATACTTAACTTTAAATGATAATATGGATCAGTACGGACGGGAATTCATGTTATTAGATAATAAAACTTGGGATGCTCCTATTACAGAAAATCCAAAATTGGGATCAACCGAAATATGGTATCTAATTAACTTAACTACGGATACACACCCTATTCATCTCCACTTAATTGATTTTCAAATATTAGACCGGAGAGATTTCGATGTAGAAAAGTATAACAAGGAGAGAATTATCCATTATACGGGTCCCGCGTTGCCACCCGAACCACAAGAACGAGGAAGGAAGGATACAGTAAGAGCTAATCCTAAACAAGTAACTCGAATTATCATGAAGTTTGGTCCCTATACAGGATTATATGTTTGGCACTGTCATATATTGGAGCACGAGGATTATGAGATGATGAGACCATATATTGTTATCCGATAA
- the ppsA gene encoding phosphoenolpyruvate synthase, whose product MGSLVLGFQKMEKTQLLLVGGKGLNLGELSKIEGIQVPEGFCVTTVGYQKAIEQNETYQALLDRLTMLKVEDREQIGEISRKIRHIIMEVDIPSDVVKAVTHHLSQFGDEHAYAVRSSATAEDLPHASFAGQQDTYLNIIGVDAILQHISKCWASLFTDRAVIYRMQNGFDHSQVYLSVIVQRMVFPQASGILFTADPITSNRKLLSIEASFGLGEALVSGLVSADCYKVEEEEIVDKMIATKKLAIYGRKEGGTVKQQIDPDQQKKQTLTDQQILQLARIGRQIEAYFGSPQDIEWCLVDDTFYIVQSRPITTLYPIPEANDQENHVYVSVGHQQMMTDPMKPLGLSFFLLTTPAPMRKAGGRLFVDVTHMLASPDSRKMLLDAMGQHDLLMKDALFTIIERGDFIKSLPNVKQEQSSGKSNKGVMSADSRAQIENDPTIVSDLIKNSQTSIEELKQNIQTKSGSDLFDFILEDIQILKKILFDPQSSAVFMAAMDASSWINENMNEWLGEKNAADTLSQSVPNNITSEMGLALLDVADVIRPYPEVIDYLQHVKDDNFLDELVKFKGGQKTQEAIYDYLGKYGMRCAGEIDITRTRWSEKPITLVPLILGNIKNFEPNASNRKFEQGRQEALIKEQELLDRLKQLPDGDQKAKETKRMIDLIRNFIGYREYPKYGMVNRYFVYKQALLKEADQLVQIGVIHEKEDIYYLTFEELGEVVRTNKLDYQIIRKRKDEYKLYEKLTLPRVITSDGEIIVGEYKRENLPAEAIVGLPVSSGVIEGRARVILNMEEANLEEGDILVTSFTDPSWTPLFVSIKGLVTEVGGLMTHGAVIAREYGLPAVVGVEHVTELIKDGQRIRVHGTEGYIEIL is encoded by the coding sequence ATGGGTTCATTGGTTCTCGGTTTTCAGAAAATGGAAAAAACACAGCTATTGCTCGTTGGCGGAAAAGGATTAAATTTAGGGGAATTATCAAAAATTGAAGGAATACAAGTACCAGAAGGATTTTGTGTTACAACAGTGGGATATCAAAAAGCCATCGAACAAAACGAAACGTACCAAGCTTTGTTGGATCGACTGACAATGCTAAAAGTAGAAGATCGTGAACAAATTGGTGAAATCAGCAGGAAGATTCGACATATCATTATGGAAGTAGATATTCCTTCCGATGTTGTGAAAGCAGTTACTCACCATCTCTCCCAGTTTGGTGATGAGCATGCATATGCAGTGCGTTCCAGTGCGACTGCAGAAGATTTACCACATGCCTCTTTTGCTGGTCAACAAGACACCTATTTAAATATCATCGGCGTCGATGCCATCTTGCAGCATATCAGCAAATGCTGGGCTTCCCTATTTACGGATCGCGCTGTAATCTACCGTATGCAAAATGGATTTGACCACAGTCAAGTTTATTTATCCGTTATCGTTCAAAGGATGGTTTTCCCACAGGCTTCAGGGATTCTATTTACCGCTGATCCGATTACTTCAAACCGAAAACTGCTATCAATCGAAGCCAGTTTTGGACTTGGCGAAGCACTGGTCTCTGGCTTGGTATCAGCCGATTGTTATAAAGTAGAGGAAGAGGAAATCGTCGATAAGATGATAGCAACGAAGAAATTGGCTATCTATGGACGAAAAGAAGGCGGAACAGTGAAACAACAAATCGATCCGGATCAGCAAAAGAAACAAACACTTACTGATCAACAGATTTTACAACTGGCACGCATCGGAAGACAGATCGAAGCTTATTTTGGTAGCCCACAGGATATCGAATGGTGTTTGGTTGATGATACATTTTATATCGTCCAGAGTCGTCCAATCACTACTTTATACCCGATCCCTGAAGCGAATGATCAAGAAAATCACGTCTATGTATCTGTTGGTCATCAACAAATGATGACCGACCCCATGAAACCATTGGGATTGTCTTTTTTCCTGTTAACGACTCCTGCACCTATGCGTAAAGCTGGTGGAAGGCTATTTGTTGATGTCACACATATGCTGGCTTCACCTGACAGCAGAAAAATGTTATTAGATGCCATGGGACAACACGATCTGCTCATGAAAGACGCACTCTTTACCATAATAGAGCGAGGAGATTTCATAAAATCTTTACCAAATGTTAAGCAAGAACAGAGTTCCGGTAAAAGCAATAAAGGTGTGATGTCTGCGGATTCTAGGGCACAAATCGAAAACGACCCGACAATCGTTTCTGATTTGATTAAGAACAGTCAAACATCGATAGAAGAGTTAAAACAAAACATCCAAACGAAATCAGGGTCGGATTTATTTGATTTTATTCTGGAAGATATCCAGATATTAAAGAAGATTTTATTTGACCCACAAAGTTCAGCTGTGTTTATGGCTGCTATGGATGCTTCATCATGGATCAATGAAAATATGAATGAGTGGTTAGGTGAAAAAAACGCAGCAGATACGCTTTCTCAATCTGTACCAAACAATATTACTTCGGAAATGGGTCTGGCGCTATTGGATGTCGCAGATGTGATTCGTCCTTATCCGGAAGTCATTGATTATTTACAACATGTAAAAGATGATAACTTTTTGGATGAACTGGTTAAGTTCAAAGGTGGACAAAAAACGCAAGAAGCTATCTATGATTATCTCGGCAAATACGGCATGCGATGTGCCGGAGAAATCGATATTACCAGAACTCGTTGGAGTGAAAAACCAATTACACTTGTCCCGTTGATTCTGGGTAACATCAAAAACTTTGAGCCTAACGCCAGCAATCGGAAATTTGAGCAAGGGCGACAGGAAGCTTTGATAAAAGAACAAGAGTTATTAGATCGATTGAAGCAATTACCGGATGGTGATCAAAAAGCCAAAGAAACAAAACGAATGATCGACCTGATACGGAATTTCATCGGTTATCGTGAATATCCAAAATACGGCATGGTGAATCGCTACTTCGTTTATAAGCAGGCTTTACTGAAAGAAGCCGATCAACTCGTACAAATAGGCGTCATTCATGAAAAAGAAGATATATACTATCTCACTTTTGAAGAACTTGGCGAAGTAGTACGCACCAACAAACTGGATTACCAGATCATCAGGAAACGAAAAGACGAGTACAAATTATATGAAAAACTAACCCTACCCCGTGTGATCACGTCTGATGGTGAAATCATTGTAGGTGAGTACAAACGAGAAAATCTCCCAGCCGAAGCTATTGTAGGTCTGCCTGTTTCTTCCGGTGTCATTGAGGGAAGAGCACGTGTCATCTTAAACATGGAAGAAGCTAATCTAGAAGAAGGAGATATATTAGTCACTTCCTTTACTGACCCTAGCTGGACACCATTGTTTGTTTCCATAAAAGGATTAGTCACCGAAGTTGGCGGACTGATGACCCATGGAGCAGTCATCGCACGTGAATATGGCTTACCAGCAGTTGTTGGGGTGGAACATGTGACCGAACTGATAAAAGATGGGCAACGAATTCGAGTGCATGGGACAGAGGGGTATATCGAAATATTGTAA
- a CDS encoding ArsR/SmtB family transcription factor — protein MNWDKDAIFKALGDSTRRLILDELSERNELTLYELTVRLIMKHDLSISRQAIAKHLSALEDAGLVNSKRKGKYRVLMFNNEPLKNLLKGWIE, from the coding sequence ATGAATTGGGACAAAGACGCTATATTCAAAGCACTAGGCGATTCGACTCGTCGACTTATATTAGACGAACTATCCGAACGCAATGAGTTGACGCTGTATGAACTTACGGTACGTCTCATTATGAAGCACGACCTTTCCATTTCGAGACAGGCGATAGCTAAACATCTTTCTGCATTGGAAGATGCAGGGCTTGTAAATTCAAAACGAAAGGGAAAATATCGAGTACTTATGTTCAACAACGAACCACTTAAAAACTTGTTGAAAGGATGGATAGAGTAA
- a CDS encoding VOC family protein, with the protein MKIIVTSIFVQDQDKALEFYSEKLGFEKKQDVPMGKFRWITLVSPDAHDGTELLLEPNEHPAAKEYQKKIFSEGIPATMFGVADISKEYERLLENGVKFTMEPTKMGEVTIAVFDDSCGNLIQIIQQ; encoded by the coding sequence ATGAAAATCATTGTTACCAGTATATTCGTACAAGACCAAGACAAGGCTCTGGAATTTTATTCAGAAAAGCTGGGATTTGAAAAAAAACAGGACGTTCCTATGGGGAAATTTAGGTGGATTACGCTTGTTTCTCCCGATGCTCATGACGGTACCGAGCTGTTACTCGAACCGAATGAGCACCCTGCCGCCAAGGAGTATCAAAAGAAGATATTTTCCGAAGGCATCCCAGCAACAATGTTTGGCGTGGCAGATATTAGTAAAGAGTACGAACGATTATTGGAAAACGGCGTGAAGTTTACTATGGAGCCGACAAAAATGGGCGAAGTCACAATAGCTGTCTTCGACGATTCATGCGGCAACCTTATTCAGATAATACAGCAGTAA
- a CDS encoding GyrI-like domain-containing protein, translating to MKYEWRKQEKNIYIPKQKSELVTIPEQKFFSIKGKGNPNEHEFAEKIGVLYSVAYAVRMMPKQGYTPDGYFEYTVYPLEGIWDLTEEGRKKDTLNKDELLYTIMIRQPDFVTKEVVERAFEHVGNKKPHPFLNDVKFGTFHDGLSVQMLHVGPYDDEPQSFKLMNEFIKNNNLERTSLQHREIYLSDFRKVEPAKLKTVLRYKVKPIE from the coding sequence ATGAAATACGAATGGAGAAAACAAGAGAAGAATATATATATCCCAAAACAAAAATCTGAACTTGTAACAATTCCAGAACAGAAATTCTTTTCGATAAAGGGAAAAGGAAATCCAAATGAGCACGAATTCGCTGAAAAGATAGGTGTTCTTTATTCAGTGGCTTATGCGGTCAGAATGATGCCGAAGCAAGGATACACTCCAGATGGATATTTTGAATATACCGTATATCCATTGGAAGGAATATGGGATTTAACAGAAGAGGGAAGAAAAAAAGATACTTTAAATAAAGATGAATTATTATATACGATCATGATTAGACAACCAGATTTTGTTACAAAAGAAGTAGTGGAGAGAGCATTTGAACATGTAGGAAACAAGAAACCACATCCATTCCTGAATGATGTAAAGTTCGGTACATTTCATGATGGATTATCTGTCCAAATGCTTCATGTAGGTCCATATGATGATGAACCTCAAAGTTTTAAATTAATGAATGAATTCATAAAAAATAATAATCTTGAAAGAACTTCATTACAACACAGAGAAATATATCTTTCAGATTTTAGAAAAGTCGAACCTGCTAAATTAAAAACTGTTTTGAGATATAAGGTTAAGCCAATAGAATAG
- a CDS encoding FMN-binding negative transcriptional regulator, whose amino-acid sequence MYIPAQFNIKDETLAFDIMKEHSFATLFSQHNGMPYATHLPIILNEDNSCLYGHFARPNSQWKDIKNQTVLAIFHGPHCYISPSWYETKNAVPTWNYVTVHVYGEVELQEDEHELMSALHDMVSKYEAPDSSYSLHNVDAEFLAGMNKGIQGFKIKINKIEGKAKLSQYHPLQRQKLIVDQLEQMSNTDEQQISLLMKSNLKK is encoded by the coding sequence ATGTATATTCCTGCACAATTTAACATTAAAGACGAAACACTTGCCTTTGACATTATGAAGGAACATAGTTTTGCGACTCTTTTTTCTCAACATAATGGAATGCCTTACGCGACTCATTTACCAATAATATTGAACGAGGATAATTCATGCTTATATGGACATTTTGCCCGTCCTAATTCTCAGTGGAAAGACATCAAAAATCAAACCGTCTTAGCTATTTTTCATGGACCGCATTGTTATATTTCTCCATCTTGGTATGAGACGAAAAATGCAGTACCAACGTGGAATTATGTGACCGTCCATGTTTACGGAGAAGTCGAACTTCAAGAGGATGAACATGAATTAATGAGCGCCCTACATGATATGGTATCGAAGTACGAAGCCCCTGACAGCTCATACAGTTTGCATAATGTAGATGCTGAGTTTCTCGCTGGTATGAACAAAGGAATTCAAGGATTCAAAATAAAAATCAACAAAATAGAAGGGAAAGCTAAGTTAAGTCAATATCATCCATTGCAAAGACAAAAGTTAATTGTTGATCAACTGGAACAAATGTCAAATACGGATGAGCAACAGATTTCATTATTAATGAAATCAAATCTTAAAAAATAA
- a CDS encoding DMT family transporter, with translation MQGVTREKLGLLLGLAGVICFSLTLPATSIAVEYFGTTVVGLGRTVVAAILVAVVLIVRKEKLPSPSQFKSLLIVAVGAVLGFPLLTSWAMESLPVSHGAVEVALLPLATAGFAMFRAGEIPSIKFWVSSIIGSLAVIMYALHLGFGQLQFADLALLTAVIILGLSYAEGGKLAKELGSWQVIAWAIMIGAPFFIIPVGLNLTTEMIHAPIQAWVSLIYLAVVSQFLAYVAWYSGMAMGGISRVSQIQYLQPFLMILFATVFLDESITSFTLVTTVIVVFSVIIGKNAPVTKKVAVSGKS, from the coding sequence ATGCAGGGAGTAACCAGGGAGAAATTAGGATTATTGTTGGGATTAGCAGGCGTCATTTGTTTTAGCTTAACGCTCCCTGCTACAAGTATTGCTGTAGAGTATTTTGGGACTACGGTCGTCGGTTTAGGAAGAACGGTTGTTGCTGCTATTTTAGTAGCTGTGGTATTGATCGTTCGAAAGGAAAAACTGCCTTCTCCAAGCCAATTCAAAAGTCTACTTATTGTTGCTGTTGGTGCAGTTTTAGGATTTCCTCTCCTCACTTCCTGGGCGATGGAATCCTTGCCTGTTTCTCATGGAGCTGTGGAAGTAGCACTGTTACCGTTAGCAACAGCGGGATTTGCTATGTTTAGAGCAGGTGAAATCCCTTCAATCAAATTCTGGGTTTCAAGTATAATCGGCTCTTTAGCTGTCATTATGTATGCACTTCATCTTGGATTCGGTCAATTGCAATTTGCCGATTTAGCTTTACTAACGGCAGTGATCATACTGGGACTTAGTTACGCAGAAGGGGGGAAATTAGCGAAAGAATTAGGCAGCTGGCAAGTGATTGCTTGGGCAATAATGATCGGTGCTCCATTTTTCATTATTCCAGTTGGTCTAAACCTTACAACTGAAATGATCCATGCCCCTATCCAAGCTTGGGTTAGCTTAATTTATCTCGCAGTGGTTAGTCAATTTCTAGCATATGTTGCTTGGTATAGCGGAATGGCTATGGGCGGAATATCAAGGGTTAGTCAGATTCAATACTTACAACCATTTTTGATGATTCTATTTGCAACAGTATTTCTAGATGAATCCATCACATCTTTCACTCTTGTAACAACAGTGATTGTTGTCTTTTCTGTCATAATAGGCAAAAATGCTCCCGTAACAAAAAAAGTAGCTGTATCAGGGAAAAGCTAA